One segment of Chionomys nivalis chromosome 3, mChiNiv1.1, whole genome shotgun sequence DNA contains the following:
- the Slc35a5 gene encoding probable UDP-sugar transporter protein SLC35A5, producing the protein MERKYFRRLGLGPSALYTVLLGGIFVTLSSSRILLVKYSANEENKYDYLPTTVNVCSELIKLILCLLVSLCVIREDNHQSRHLRCISWKEFSNFMKWSIPAFLYFLDNLIVFYVLSYLQPAMAVIFSNFNIITTALLFRIVLRRHLNWIQWASLLILFLSIVALTASTKTSQSDLAGHGFHHDAFFTPSNSCLHFRRECSQRDNCTANEWAFSEVKWNATARVFSHIRLGLGHILIIVQCFISSMANIYNEKILKEGTQLTESIFIQNSKLYFFGIVFNGLTLILQSSNRDQIQNCGFFYGHNIFSVALIFVTAFQGLSVAFILKFLDNMFHVLMAQVTTVIITTVSVLVFDFRPSLDFFLEAPTVLLAIFIYNASKPQNLECVPRQERIRDLGGNLWERSSGDGEELERLTKTKSDDSDDDTF; encoded by the exons ATGGAAAGAAAATACTTCCGGCGTCTTGGGTTAGGCCCATCTGCGCTGTACACAGTCCTCCTAGGCGGTATATTCGTTACTCTAAGTTCAAGTCGCATCTTACTGGTAAAATATTCTGCCAATGAAG AGAACAAGTATGACTATCTCCCTACTACTGTGAATGTGTGCTCTGAGCTGATAAAACTGATTCTCTGTCTACTTGTGTCACTCTGTGTTATAAGGGAAG ACAATCATCAAAGTAGACATTTGAGATGTATTTCCTGGAAGGAATTCTCAAATTTCATGAAGTGGTCCATTCCTGCCTTTCTCTACTTCCTGGATAATTTGATTGTCTTCTATGTCCTCTCCTATCTTCAGCCT gcCATGGCTGTTATCTTCTCGAATTTTAACATCATAACGACAGCTCTTCTATTCAGGATAGTGCTGAG GCGGCATCTGAACTGGATACAGTGGGCTTCCCTCCTGATTCTGTTTTTGTCTATCGTCGCCCTAACTGCCAGTACCAAAACTTCACAGAGTGACTTGGCGGGACATGGATTTCATCACGATGCCTTCTTCACGCCATCCAATTCCTGCCTTCATTTCAGAAGAGAATGCTCCCAAAGGGACAATTGTACAGCCAACGAGTGGGCTTTCAGTGAAGTCAAGTGGAACGCCACAGCCAGAGTTTTTAGTCATATCCGTTTGGGCTTGGGCCACATTCTGATTATAGTTCagtgttttatttcttcaatgGCCAATATCTATAATGAGAAGATCCTGAAGGAGGGGACACAGCTCACCGAGAGCATCTTCATACAGAATAGCAAGCTTTATTTCTTTGGCATTGTTTTTAATGGGCTGACCCTGATTCTTCAAAGCAGTAACCGTGATCAGATTCAGAACTGTGGGTTTTTTTATGGCCACAATATATTTTCAGTAGCCCTTATTTTTGTAACTGCTTTCCAGGGCCTTTCAGTGGCTTTTATCTTGAAATTCTTAGATAACATGTTCCATGTCTTGATGGCCCAGGTGACAACTGTCATCATCACAACAGTGTCTGTCCTGGTCTTTGATTTCAGGCCCTCCCTGGATTTTTTTCTAGAAGCCCCAACTGTCCTTCTTgccatatttatttataatgctaGTAAGCCTCAAAATCTAGAATGTGTGCCTAGGCAAGAAAGGATCCGAGATCTAGGTGGCAATCTTTGGGAGCGTTCCAGTGGG GATGGAGAGGAGCTGGAAAGACTTACCAAAACCAAGAGTGATGACTCAGATGATGACACTTTCTAA